A region from the Pseudomonas sp. P8_229 genome encodes:
- a CDS encoding methionine ABC transporter permease, translated as MEALMSFFTNIDWYEIWLATGDTMLMLGGSLLFTVLLGLPLGVLLFLCSPRQLLENRGLYAFMSLAVNILRSLPFIILLIVMIPFTVLITGTSLGVAGAIPPLVVGATPFFARLVETALREVDRGIIEATQSMGATTRQIIMNALLPEARPGIFAAITVTAITLVSYTAMAGVVGAGGLGDLAIRFGYQRFQTDVMIVTVVLLLILVQVLQMVGDRLVVHFSRK; from the coding sequence ATGGAAGCCCTGATGAGTTTCTTCACCAATATCGACTGGTACGAAATCTGGCTGGCGACCGGCGACACCATGCTGATGCTCGGCGGTTCGCTGCTGTTTACCGTGCTGCTCGGCCTGCCGCTGGGTGTGTTGCTGTTTCTCTGCAGCCCGCGTCAGCTCCTGGAAAACCGTGGCCTCTACGCCTTCATGTCGCTGGCGGTGAACATCCTGCGTTCGCTGCCGTTCATTATTCTGTTGATCGTGATGATCCCGTTCACCGTGCTGATCACCGGCACCTCGCTGGGCGTGGCCGGTGCGATTCCGCCGTTGGTGGTGGGGGCGACCCCGTTCTTCGCGCGTCTGGTGGAAACCGCGCTGCGTGAAGTCGATCGCGGCATCATCGAAGCGACCCAGTCGATGGGCGCGACCACCCGGCAGATCATCATGAACGCCTTGCTGCCGGAAGCCCGTCCGGGCATCTTCGCAGCGATTACGGTGACGGCGATTACGCTGGTGTCCTACACGGCGATGGCCGGTGTGGTCGGTGCCGGTGGTCTGGGTGACCTGGCGATCCGTTTCGGCTACCAGCGTTTCCAGACTGACGTGATGATCGTCACCGTGGTGTTGCTGCTGATTCTGGTACAAGTGCTGCAAATGGTAGGTGATCGACTGGTCGTGCATTTCTCGCGCAAATAA
- a CDS encoding MetQ/NlpA family ABC transporter substrate-binding protein → MKKLIAAFAAVAAFSAHAETLTVAATPVPHAEILEFVKPALAKEGVDLKVKVFTDYIQPNVQVAEKRLDANFFQHQPYLDEFNKAKGTHLVAVTGVHLEPLGAYSNKIKDLKDLPSGANVVIPNDATNGGRALLLLAKAGVITLKDPKNILSTVKDIATNPKDLKIRELEAATIPRVLTQVDLALINTNYALEAKLDPSKDALVIEGNDSPYVNILVSREDNKDSAAMQKLAAALHSPEVKKFITEKYKGAVLPAF, encoded by the coding sequence ATGAAAAAACTGATCGCTGCTTTCGCTGCCGTAGCCGCTTTTTCGGCCCACGCTGAAACCCTGACCGTTGCCGCCACTCCGGTGCCGCACGCGGAAATCCTCGAATTCGTGAAGCCGGCTCTGGCCAAAGAAGGCGTGGATCTGAAGGTCAAGGTGTTCACCGACTACATTCAGCCGAACGTACAGGTCGCTGAAAAGCGTCTGGATGCCAACTTCTTCCAGCACCAGCCGTACCTTGATGAGTTCAACAAGGCCAAGGGCACCCATCTGGTCGCGGTGACTGGCGTGCATCTGGAGCCACTGGGCGCGTACTCGAACAAGATCAAGGATCTGAAGGACCTGCCAAGCGGCGCCAACGTGGTGATCCCGAACGACGCCACCAACGGCGGCCGTGCGCTGTTGCTGCTGGCCAAGGCGGGCGTGATCACGCTGAAGGATCCGAAAAACATCCTGTCGACTGTCAAAGACATCGCGACAAACCCGAAAGACCTGAAAATCCGTGAACTGGAAGCCGCGACCATCCCGCGCGTGCTGACCCAGGTCGATCTGGCGCTGATCAACACCAACTACGCGCTGGAAGCCAAGCTCGATCCCTCCAAGGATGCGCTGGTGATCGAAGGTAACGACTCGCCGTACGTGAACATCCTGGTGTCCCGCGAGGACAACAAGGACAGCGCCGCGATGCAGAAACTGGCTGCTGCGCTGCACAGCCCGGAAGTGAAGAAGTTCATCACCGAGAAGTACAAAGGCGCGGTGTTGCCGGCGTTCTGA
- a CDS encoding SCO family protein, with product MTRTQKTVFILVAVIALILGLTVNKVLSGKGQGDPTALIDAGIILLPQSRTLPGVTMTNQDGQPVAIDELKGKWSLLFFGYTFCPDICPTTLAQLRQIKSELPKDAVDKLQIVLVSVDPNRDNPQQLKQYLGYFDPQFIGLTPKSIEELQKVANAVSIPFIPADTSKPNYTVDHSGNLAVIGPDGTQRGFIRAPLNNAKLVAQLPVMLNRK from the coding sequence ATGACTCGAACCCAGAAAACCGTCTTCATCCTCGTCGCCGTGATCGCGCTGATCCTGGGACTTACCGTCAACAAAGTGCTGAGTGGCAAAGGCCAGGGCGACCCCACCGCGCTGATCGACGCCGGCATCATCCTGCTGCCGCAAAGCCGCACCCTGCCAGGCGTGACGATGACTAATCAGGATGGCCAACCGGTCGCCATCGACGAGTTGAAAGGCAAGTGGAGCCTGCTGTTCTTCGGCTACACCTTCTGCCCGGACATCTGCCCGACCACCCTCGCGCAACTGCGCCAGATCAAGAGCGAGTTGCCCAAGGACGCTGTGGATAAGTTGCAGATCGTGCTGGTCAGCGTTGACCCGAACCGCGATAACCCGCAGCAGTTGAAGCAGTACCTGGGCTACTTCGACCCGCAGTTCATCGGCCTGACGCCGAAGTCGATCGAAGAGCTGCAGAAGGTGGCGAACGCAGTGAGCATTCCGTTCATTCCGGCCGATACCAGCAAGCCGAACTACACCGTGGATCACAGCGGCAACCTGGCGGTGATCGGGCCGGACGGGACGCAGCGTGGGTTTATTCGTGCGCCGTTGAACAACGCCAAACTGGTCGCACAACTCCCGGTAATGCTTAACCGCAAATAA
- the cyoE gene encoding heme o synthase — MALLIGERPAQALWRDYLELTKPKVVVLMLITSLVGMFLATRAGVPWTVLVFGNLGIALCAGGAAAVNHVVDRRIDAVMARTHKRPLAEGRVSPAAALTFALVLALLGQAMLLTFTNPLTAWLTLASLLGYAVIYTGFLKRATPQNIVIGGLAGAAPPLLGWTATTGHVSAEPLLLVLIIFAWTPPHFWALAIHRKEEYAKADIPMLPVTHGEHYTKVHILLYTFALLAVSLLPYVIHMSGVLYLLCALALGARFLQWAVVLYRGTRPHAAINTFKYSIYYLFLLFIALLVDHYLLLNL; from the coding sequence ATGGCGCTTCTGATCGGCGAACGTCCCGCGCAAGCGCTGTGGCGTGACTATCTGGAGCTGACCAAGCCGAAAGTGGTGGTGCTGATGCTCATCACCTCGCTGGTCGGCATGTTCCTCGCGACCCGCGCCGGGGTGCCGTGGACGGTGCTGGTGTTCGGTAATCTGGGAATTGCGCTGTGTGCCGGCGGGGCAGCGGCGGTCAACCATGTGGTCGACCGGCGCATCGATGCGGTGATGGCGCGCACGCATAAACGGCCATTGGCGGAAGGTCGGGTTTCGCCAGCGGCGGCGCTGACCTTTGCACTGGTGCTGGCGCTGCTCGGTCAGGCCATGTTGCTGACCTTTACCAATCCGCTGACGGCGTGGCTGACGCTGGCCTCGCTGCTCGGTTACGCGGTGATCTACACCGGTTTCCTCAAACGCGCGACACCGCAGAACATCGTCATTGGCGGCCTCGCCGGCGCGGCCCCACCGCTGCTCGGCTGGACCGCCACCACTGGCCATGTCAGCGCCGAACCGTTGCTGCTGGTGCTGATTATCTTCGCCTGGACCCCGCCGCACTTCTGGGCGCTGGCGATTCATCGCAAAGAGGAATACGCCAAGGCCGACATCCCGATGCTGCCGGTGACCCACGGTGAGCACTACACCAAGGTGCATATTCTGCTGTACACCTTTGCGCTGCTGGCGGTCAGTCTGCTGCCGTACGTGATTCACATGAGCGGCGTGCTCTACCTGCTCTGCGCCCTCGCGCTGGGCGCAAGGTTTCTGCAATGGGCCGTGGTGCTGTACCGTGGCACTCGGCCGCACGCGGCGATCAACACCTTCAAGTACTCTATTTATTACTTGTTCCTGTTGTTCATCGCCCTGCTCGTAGACCACTACTTACTGTTGAACCTATGA